The DNA window GCCCCTCGCGGTCGGCGATGGCGACCCGGACGGCGCCGCGGCCGGCGTAGCTGGTGATATTCCGGGCGATCTCGGAGATCGCCGTGGCGATCATTGTGACGTCGGTGAGGGAGAATCCCAAATCAAGGGCGAGCTCGTGTCCGGCTTTGCGGGCTTCGACGATGTCGTCGGGGTGGTCGATGGCGACGACGATATCAGCCACCGCCGTCGAACCCGATCGTTGACTTCCCCGCTGCGCCTTGGCGATTCAGCAGCGCGAGGCCCTCTTCGAGATCCAGCGCGGTGTTCATGTCGTCGAACGCCAGACCAAGCTGGACCATTGCGAAGGCGACCTCCGGCTGCAAACCGACGATCACGGTGTCCGCGCCGCGCAGCCGGGTCATGTGCGCAATCGTCCGCAGCGACCGGGCGGCGAAGGAATCCATCACATCGATGGCGGTGACGTCGACGATGATGCCCTGCGCGCGGAACTGGCTGACCCGTTCCATCAGGTCGTAGCGCAGGCGTTCGGCGTCGGAGTCGGTGAGGGCGGCCTGTACCGACGCGATGAGGATCGAGCCCTGTTTCAGGATCGGTACTGGCATGGGGTGCTCGTATCGATGGTGCTTATCCGGTCTGCTCGCCGGTGCGGGTCACCTCGTAACCCAGCAGGCGTTCGGCTTCCTCGATGCCGCCCTGCAGGTCACCGACGGCGTTCATCTTCGACAGGTCCAGCCCGATCGTCACCAGCGTCAGCGCGATCTCGGAGGACAGGCCGGTGATGATCACGCTGGCGCCCATCAGGCCGGACGCGTCGACCGTCTGCACCAGGTGGTTGGCCACCGTCGAGTCGATGGTCGGCACACCGGTGATGTCGATGACCACCACTTTGGCGCGGTTCGCGCGGATGGCCCGCAGCAGCTGTTCGGTGACCTGGCGGGCGCGCTGGCTGTCCAGCACGCCGATGATCGGCAGGATCAGCAGTTGCTCACGCACCTGCAGCACCGGCGTCGACAGCTCTCGGATGGCCTCCTGCTGCTGGCGGATGATGCGCTCGCGTTCCTGCACGAAGCTGACACCCACGGTGTTGGCGATGCGGTTGGCCGCCGGTTCGTAGGCGTCCAGCACCCGGTTGAGCATCTCGAACTCGGTCTGATACTTCTCGAACAGCGAGCGGGCG is part of the Mycobacterium mantenii genome and encodes:
- a CDS encoding STAS domain-containing protein; translation: MPVPILKQGSILIASVQAALTDSDAERLRYDLMERVSQFRAQGIIVDVTAIDVMDSFAARSLRTIAHMTRLRGADTVIVGLQPEVAFAMVQLGLAFDDMNTALDLEEGLALLNRQGAAGKSTIGFDGGG
- a CDS encoding STAS domain-containing protein; this translates as MSDSPSEFNSTGTAAQTVGISSEGLLPQLVQHLRQNRTVLREEWARRITEAELLTAMTPEELFSEATAVYDNYVEVLETGSVEALQAYARDLSERIIPRGVETDEVLGIVLLLRDVLARSLFEKYQTEFEMLNRVLDAYEPAANRIANTVGVSFVQERERIIRQQQEAIRELSTPVLQVREQLLILPIIGVLDSQRARQVTEQLLRAIRANRAKVVVIDITGVPTIDSTVANHLVQTVDASGLMGASVIITGLSSEIALTLVTIGLDLSKMNAVGDLQGGIEEAERLLGYEVTRTGEQTG